One Campylobacter sputorum subsp. sputorum DNA segment encodes these proteins:
- a CDS encoding DUF362 domain-containing protein, with protein MAVKITDICIACGSCIDECPVEAIVDDSDNPKGEDIYYVYPDKCVECVGHNDQPACASACPTDGCIVWDAPVDGQPSRSEISADMRNGSTPVVQ; from the coding sequence ATGGCGGTAAAAATTACTGATATATGCATAGCTTGTGGCTCTTGCATAGATGAGTGTCCAGTTGAAGCTATAGTTGATGATAGCGATAACCCAAAAGGTGAAGATATTTATTATGTATATCCAGATAAATGTGTAGAGTGCGTAGGTCACAATGATCAACCAGCCTGTGCATCAGCATGTCCAACAGACGGCTGTATAGTTTGGGATGCACCAGTTGATGGTCAACCTAGCAGAAGTGAAATATCTGCAGATATGAGAAATGGTTCTACTCCTGTAGTTCAATAA
- the msrB gene encoding peptide-methionine (R)-S-oxide reductase MsrB translates to MKKILLVFGIFFMLIANAKEIKGENMQNQKEIYLAGGCFWGMEGYFKKIPGILQTDVGYANGKTSQTSYQELSKSDHAETLKIKFDENVISLIEILAHYFRIIDPISINKQGNDIGRQYRSGIYYTDESMKKYIIDFINQEQRKYQEKIAVEVQKLENFILAEDYHQDYLDKNPSGYCHINLSLSSKPLYAGKFKKPSQDEIKNSLSELQYNVTQYKQTEVPFSSKFDKFNKKGIYVDIVTKQPLFSSKDKFDAGCGWPSFSKPITTDVIKYNEDLTHGMQRTEVSSKLGNSHLGHVFDDGIKEKGGLRYCINGASLEFIPVEKMKDMGYEDYILYVE, encoded by the coding sequence ATGAAAAAAATATTATTAGTTTTTGGCATATTTTTTATGCTAATTGCAAATGCAAAAGAAATCAAAGGAGAAAATATGCAAAACCAAAAAGAAATATACCTAGCAGGAGGTTGCTTTTGGGGAATGGAAGGATATTTTAAAAAAATACCGGGGATTTTGCAAACAGATGTCGGTTATGCAAATGGAAAAACTTCACAAACTTCATATCAAGAATTATCAAAAAGCGATCACGCAGAAACATTAAAAATTAAATTTGATGAAAATGTTATTAGTTTGATTGAAATTTTGGCTCATTATTTTAGAATTATAGACCCCATATCCATAAACAAACAAGGAAATGATATCGGAAGACAGTATAGAAGCGGAATTTACTACACTGACGAAAGTATGAAAAAATATATAATAGACTTTATTAATCAAGAGCAAAGAAAATACCAAGAAAAAATAGCAGTAGAAGTTCAAAAACTTGAAAATTTTATACTAGCAGAAGATTACCATCAAGATTATTTGGATAAAAATCCTAGCGGATATTGTCATATAAATTTAAGTTTATCTTCAAAACCTCTTTATGCTGGTAAATTTAAAAAACCAAGTCAAGATGAGATAAAAAACTCTTTAAGTGAACTGCAATACAATGTTACGCAGTATAAACAAACAGAAGTGCCATTTAGTTCTAAATTTGATAAATTTAATAAAAAAGGCATATATGTAGATATTGTAACAAAACAACCTCTTTTTAGCTCTAAAGACAAATTTGATGCAGGGTGCGGCTGGCCGAGTTTTTCAAAACCAATAACTACAGATGTCATAAAATACAATGAAGATTTAACTCATGGAATGCAAAGAACAGAAGTTAGTTCTAAACTCGGTAATTCCCATCTTGGGCATGTTTTTGATGATGGTATAAAAGAAAAAGGTGGACTAAGATATTGTATAAATGGTGCTAGTTTGGAGTTTATTCCTGTTGAAAAGATGAAAGATATGGGGTATGAAGATTATATATTGTATGTAGAGTAA
- a CDS encoding anaerobic ribonucleoside-triphosphate reductase activating protein, protein MNQIYEITKFTTTDYQDELACIVWFGRCNMRCIYCYNIDAVLNQGKITNDEFLNFLKSRVGKLSGVVFSGGECTLCRDFLTLCRNVKNLGYKLKVDTNGTNLDIIKQALDENLIDYIALDFKAHIDIFKEITKSNLYYKFEKTLQYLIKIDFKFEVRTTIHTDFINENDISQMAQYLENLGYKNNYYLQNFLQTNHNFTKLPPQKRVIDKNKILTKLNIVLRNF, encoded by the coding sequence ATGAATCAAATTTATGAAATTACTAAATTTACCACAACAGACTATCAAGACGAACTTGCTTGTATAGTTTGGTTTGGTAGATGCAATATGCGTTGTATCTACTGCTACAACATAGATGCGGTTTTAAATCAAGGCAAAATAACAAATGATGAGTTTTTAAATTTTTTAAAATCAAGAGTTGGAAAATTAAGCGGAGTTGTGTTTAGTGGCGGTGAATGCACGCTTTGTAGAGATTTTTTAACACTTTGTAGAAATGTTAAAAACCTAGGTTATAAGCTTAAAGTTGATACAAACGGCACAAATTTAGACATCATAAAACAAGCCTTGGATGAAAATCTTATAGATTACATTGCGCTTGATTTTAAAGCACACATTGATATATTTAAAGAAATTACAAAATCAAATTTATATTATAAATTTGAAAAAACACTGCAATATCTCATAAAAATTGACTTTAAATTTGAAGTTAGAACGACAATTCATACTGATTTTATAAACGAAAATGATATTTCTCAAATGGCACAATATCTTGAAAATTTAGGATATAAAAATAACTATTATTTACAAAACTTTTTACAAACAAATCATAATTTTACCAAACTTCCACCACAAAAAAGAGTTATAGATAAAAACAAAATACTCACAAAATTAAACATAGTATTGCGAAATTTTTAA
- a CDS encoding ribonucleoside triphosphate reductase has product MKKILKRDGKEELFLSYKIEDAIKKAFESENEEYDKKVFYGVIDEIASKEITAVEDIQDLIEKKLFERQHFNVLKSFMLYRHTHKMQREQILGLNEDTTYINSTQTINEYIGKHDWRILANSNASYSNAGLINNTAGKVIANYWLDSVYSKEEGLAHRNGDYHIHDLDCLTGYCAGWSLRALLNEGFNGVRGRVESKSPHHFREALYQMANFLGILQSEWAGAQAFSSFDTYLAPYVFRDNLTDREIKKAITSFVFNLNVPARWGQSPFTNVTIDLTCPDDLKDQIPTSQNEHLFKGLDDEILIKKAKERGRDKLIDMTYGDFQSEMDRINIAFYEVLTKGDKCSQPFTFPIPTVNLTQDFDWDSPVAKVLFENTAKMGSSYFQNFIGSQYIIDENGNKIENEKAYKPGAVRSMCCRLQLDLRELLKRGGGLFGSAEMTGSIGVVTINLARLGYLYKNDKKALYENLDKLLELAKSTLEKKRKFIKEMYDRGLYPYTARYLKNFNNHFSTIGINGANEMIRNFSNDKENIATKFGVKFATEIIEHLRDKIRSFQESTGNLYNLEATPAEGTTYRFAKEDKKRYDDILQAGSGDNIYYTNSTQLPAYFGDDPFEALDLQDELQSSYTGGTVFHLYMKEKLSSAEACKMLVKNIVTNYKLPYITITPIFSVCHKHGYISGEHEYCPYCDEELLNEYKKNQKGA; this is encoded by the coding sequence GCTATAAAAAAAGCATTTGAAAGCGAAAATGAAGAGTATGATAAAAAAGTATTTTACGGCGTTATCGATGAAATAGCATCAAAAGAGATAACAGCGGTTGAAGATATACAAGATTTGATAGAAAAAAAGCTATTTGAACGCCAACATTTCAATGTTTTAAAAAGTTTTATGCTATATCGCCATACTCATAAAATGCAAAGAGAGCAAATTTTAGGATTAAATGAAGACACAACATACATAAACTCAACTCAAACCATAAACGAATATATAGGAAAACATGATTGGAGAATTTTAGCAAATTCAAACGCAAGCTACTCAAACGCAGGGCTTATAAACAACACCGCTGGAAAAGTCATAGCAAACTACTGGCTTGATAGTGTTTATAGCAAAGAAGAGGGATTAGCTCATAGAAATGGGGATTATCATATCCACGATTTAGACTGCCTTACTGGATATTGTGCAGGATGGAGCTTAAGAGCATTGTTAAACGAAGGTTTTAATGGCGTTAGAGGAAGAGTTGAAAGCAAATCACCTCATCATTTTAGAGAAGCACTTTATCAAATGGCAAATTTTCTTGGAATTTTACAAAGCGAATGGGCAGGAGCACAGGCATTTTCAAGTTTTGATACATATCTTGCACCTTATGTTTTTAGAGATAATTTAACAGATAGAGAGATAAAAAAAGCTATTACTAGTTTTGTTTTCAATCTAAATGTGCCAGCAAGATGGGGGCAAAGTCCATTTACAAATGTTACGATAGATTTAACTTGTCCAGATGACTTAAAAGATCAAATTCCAACAAGCCAAAACGAACATCTTTTTAAAGGCTTAGATGATGAAATTCTTATAAAAAAAGCAAAAGAACGAGGCAGAGATAAATTAATCGATATGACTTATGGCGATTTTCAAAGCGAAATGGATCGCATAAACATAGCATTTTATGAGGTTTTAACAAAAGGAGATAAATGCTCTCAACCTTTTACTTTTCCTATACCAACTGTAAATTTAACACAAGATTTTGACTGGGATAGCCCAGTGGCTAAAGTGTTGTTTGAAAATACTGCTAAAATGGGCTCGAGTTACTTTCAAAATTTTATCGGAAGCCAATATATCATAGATGAAAATGGAAACAAAATAGAAAATGAAAAAGCCTATAAACCAGGTGCAGTCCGCTCAATGTGTTGCAGACTTCAACTCGATTTAAGAGAACTGCTAAAAAGAGGTGGGGGACTTTTTGGTTCAGCTGAAATGACTGGATCAATTGGCGTTGTAACGATAAATTTAGCCCGTCTTGGCTATCTTTATAAAAATGATAAAAAGGCACTTTATGAAAATTTAGATAAGCTTTTAGAACTTGCAAAAAGCACACTTGAGAAAAAGCGTAAATTTATAAAAGAAATGTATGATAGAGGGCTTTATCCATACACAGCAAGATATCTTAAAAATTTCAACAACCATTTTAGCACCATAGGTATAAATGGCGCAAATGAAATGATAAGAAATTTTAGCAATGATAAAGAAAACATTGCAACTAAATTTGGAGTTAAATTTGCTACTGAAATTATAGAACATTTAAGAGACAAAATCCGCTCTTTTCAAGAAAGCACGGGAAATCTTTATAATCTCGAAGCAACTCCTGCTGAGGGGACAACTTATCGCTTTGCAAAAGAAGATAAAAAAAGATATGATGATATATTGCAAGCTGGAAGTGGCGATAATATTTATTATACAAACTCGACACAACTTCCTGCGTATTTTGGAGACGATCCGTTTGAAGCACTTGATTTGCAAGATGAACTTCAATCAAGCTACACAGGCGGAACCGTTTTTCACTTATATATGAAAGAAAAGTTAAGTTCGGCTGAGGCTTGTAAAATGCTTGTAAAAAATATAGTAACAAATTACAAACTTCCTTATATTACAATAACCCCGATATTTAGCGTTTGTCATAAGCACGGATATATTTCTGGAGAGCATGAATACTGCCCGTATTGTGATGAAGAGTTACTAAATGAATATAAAAAAAATCAAAAAGGAGCATAA
- the mscL gene encoding large-conductance mechanosensitive channel protein MscL, whose translation MSFIKEFKEFAMKGNVVDMAVGVVIGAAFGKIVSSLVSDVIMPVMGILTGGVNFSHMNIVLKEAVGTAPAVTLNYGSFIQTIIDFLIIAFAIFIAIKAMNKIRKQDEKKENTQPAPKEDIVLLTEIRDLLKK comes from the coding sequence ATGAGTTTTATAAAGGAATTTAAAGAATTTGCCATGAAAGGCAATGTTGTTGATATGGCAGTTGGTGTAGTGATAGGTGCAGCATTTGGAAAAATTGTTTCATCTTTGGTTTCAGATGTGATAATGCCTGTTATGGGGATATTAACAGGGGGAGTAAATTTTAGTCATATGAATATTGTTTTAAAAGAAGCTGTTGGAACAGCGCCTGCTGTTACGCTAAATTACGGCTCATTCATACAAACCATAATTGATTTTTTAATTATAGCATTTGCAATTTTTATAGCAATAAAAGCTATGAATAAAATAAGAAAACAAGATGAGAAAAAAGAAAACACACAACCAGCACCAAAAGAAGATATAGTTTTACTGACAGAAATAAGGGATTTGTTGAAAAAATAA
- a CDS encoding uracil-xanthine permease family protein — MTSSTQYNFRLKDSLLGAQFLFVAFGALVLMPILTGLDTSVALFTAGIGTLIFQFVCRKKIVPIFLASSFAFIAPISFGISKWGLSATMGAVFFAGLAYSAFSFVVKYKGYEFIQKILPPIVVGPVIMTIGLVLSPAAVSMATPSGEALKIYQILNPNFSTNDAMIIAGVSLLVTLMCIVFAKGMLKLIPILCGIAAGYIMSMFYGIIDFSVVKNAPWFSVPNFVFPTFHLDAILYMIPVIIAPIIEHIGNVIAISNVTKEDFTKNPGLEKTLLGDGIATSVAALLAGPPCTTYAEVTGAVRLTRAFNPAIMTWSAIVAIMLAFVGKLGALISSVPSCVLGGIMILLFGIIASVGMESLIKNKVDMDNPRNMIIIALVLVPALGGMVLDLGFASFSQIGLGAIIGVVLNLVLPHKKVQD, encoded by the coding sequence ATGACAAGTTCAACACAATACAATTTTAGATTAAAAGACTCACTTTTAGGGGCACAATTTTTATTTGTTGCTTTTGGAGCTTTGGTTTTGATGCCGATTTTAACGGGGCTAGATACAAGCGTTGCTCTTTTTACAGCTGGAATTGGAACTCTTATTTTTCAATTTGTTTGTCGCAAAAAAATCGTTCCTATTTTTTTGGCATCAAGCTTTGCTTTTATTGCACCAATTAGTTTTGGTATATCCAAATGGGGATTAAGTGCTACAATGGGAGCTGTATTTTTTGCAGGACTTGCATATAGTGCTTTTAGTTTTGTTGTGAAGTATAAGGGCTATGAGTTTATACAAAAGATTTTACCTCCAATAGTTGTTGGTCCTGTTATAATGACAATAGGTCTTGTCCTTAGTCCAGCTGCTGTAAGTATGGCAACTCCATCAGGAGAGGCACTAAAAATATATCAAATTTTAAATCCAAATTTTAGCACAAATGATGCTATGATTATAGCTGGAGTTTCTCTTTTGGTAACTCTTATGTGTATAGTTTTTGCAAAAGGTATGTTAAAACTCATTCCAATTTTGTGTGGCATAGCAGCTGGATATATAATGTCTATGTTTTATGGGATTATTGATTTTTCTGTTGTAAAAAATGCCCCTTGGTTCAGTGTGCCAAATTTTGTATTTCCTACATTTCATCTTGATGCTATTTTGTATATGATACCTGTTATAATTGCCCCCATAATTGAGCATATTGGCAATGTTATAGCAATTAGCAATGTTACAAAAGAAGATTTTACCAAAAATCCAGGACTTGAAAAAACTCTTCTTGGTGATGGTATTGCAACTAGCGTGGCAGCACTTCTTGCAGGACCACCTTGTACAACTTATGCCGAAGTAACAGGAGCTGTTCGCTTAACTAGAGCTTTTAATCCTGCTATTATGACATGGTCTGCGATAGTAGCAATAATGTTAGCTTTTGTAGGAAAGCTTGGGGCATTGATATCTAGTGTGCCTTCTTGTGTTTTAGGTGGCATTATGATACTGCTTTTTGGAATAATAGCAAGTGTTGGCATGGAAAGTCTTATAAAAAACAAGGTTGATATGGATAATCCAAGAAATATGATTATAATAGCTCTTGTTTTAGTTCCTGCGCTTGGCGGTATGGTGCTTGATTTAGGTTTTGCTAGTTTTTCTCAAATCGGACTTGGGGCTATTATCGGAGTTGTTTTAAATTTAGTTTTACCTCATAAAAAAGTTCAAGATTAG
- the rpmF gene encoding 50S ribosomal protein L32, whose protein sequence is MAVPKRRVSKTRAAKRRTHYKVNLPIPVKDKDGSWKIPHRANKTTGEY, encoded by the coding sequence ATGGCAGTACCTAAAAGAAGAGTGAGTAAAACTCGTGCAGCAAAACGCAGAACTCACTATAAGGTAAATCTTCCAATTCCCGTTAAAGATAAAGACGGCAGTTGGAAAATACCACATAGAGCAAACAAAACAACGGGAGAATACTAA
- the nrdD gene encoding anaerobic ribonucleoside-triphosphate reductase has product MEFPKELESKRTKCVVYTRVMGYLRPVESFNLGKKGEHKERVQFVEKCDKKEQKTA; this is encoded by the coding sequence ATGGAATTTCCAAAAGAGTTAGAATCAAAAAGAACAAAATGTGTAGTTTATACAAGAGTTATGGGATATTTAAGACCGGTTGAGAGCTTTAATTTAGGTAAAAAAGGAGAGCATAAAGAGCGTGTTCAATTCGTAGAAAAATGCGATAAAAAGGAACAAAAAACAGCATAA
- the plsX gene encoding phosphate acyltransferase PlsX encodes MVRVAIDAMGGDFGCEPIINGVLQALEEKSFNAILVGDRQEIEKMIPDRFSNNITYIQANEMFSMASHATDAIKNKETTIYKAIELLKNGECDGVVSAGHSGATMSLATLRIGRLKNVLRPAIATLMPSQNNKKTLMLDVGANVDCKAEHLFQFAVMGEAYAKEILGIQSPKIGLLSNGEEESKGNDVTKEAFLLLKNLDSFIGNVEGGQIFDGSVDVVVCDGFIGNLVLKTSEGVASAMTKIIKTNIKESFISIIGAFLMKKVFKNIKRLVDYDEYGGAPLIGVKNCVIISHGKSSPKAIKNAIFQAIKFSDSKINNTIENELAYFAKQ; translated from the coding sequence ATGGTTCGTGTTGCTATCGATGCAATGGGCGGTGATTTTGGTTGTGAGCCAATTATAAATGGTGTTTTACAAGCTTTAGAAGAAAAAAGTTTTAATGCCATTTTAGTTGGCGATAGACAAGAAATTGAAAAAATGATACCGGATCGTTTTTCAAATAATATTACTTATATTCAAGCAAATGAGATGTTTTCTATGGCAAGTCATGCAACTGATGCCATAAAAAACAAAGAAACTACCATATATAAAGCTATAGAGCTCTTAAAAAATGGCGAATGCGACGGAGTTGTTTCAGCTGGACATAGTGGAGCTACAATGAGCTTAGCAACACTTAGGATAGGTAGGTTAAAAAATGTTCTTAGACCTGCTATAGCAACACTTATGCCAAGTCAAAACAATAAAAAAACGCTTATGCTTGATGTTGGAGCTAATGTTGATTGCAAAGCAGAACATCTTTTTCAATTTGCCGTAATGGGCGAAGCTTACGCTAAAGAGATTTTAGGGATACAATCACCAAAAATAGGTCTTTTAAGCAACGGAGAAGAAGAAAGTAAGGGAAATGATGTAACAAAAGAAGCTTTTTTGCTTTTAAAAAACCTTGATTCTTTTATCGGAAATGTTGAAGGCGGACAAATTTTTGATGGAAGTGTAGATGTTGTGGTTTGCGATGGATTTATCGGTAACTTAGTGCTTAAAACAAGCGAAGGCGTAGCTAGTGCTATGACTAAAATCATTAAAACAAATATCAAAGAATCTTTCATATCTATAATAGGTGCATTTTTAATGAAAAAAGTGTTTAAAAATATTAAAAGATTAGTTGATTATGACGAATATGGCGGTGCACCTTTAATCGGTGTTAAAAACTGCGTTATTATAAGCCACGGCAAAAGCAGCCCAAAGGCTATAAAAAATGCTATATTTCAAGCAATTAAATTTTCAGATTCTAAGATAAATAACACTATAGAAAATGAACTTGCTTATTTCGCAAAGCAATAA
- the hemE gene encoding uroporphyrinogen decarboxylase, giving the protein MIFIDACFKKPTPYTPIWMMRQAGRYLPEYMKVRKEAGDFLSLCKDYKKASEVTLQPVDMLGVDAAIIFSDILVIPLEMGMDLNFISGEGPVFEKRIQTNEDLNKLDSQKAIKNLNYVYDAIKLTREKLPKDKALIGFCGAPWTIATYMIEGKGSKTYNICKKLLYTNPEFLHKILSQLTEVLKLYLEEQIKAGANAVQIFDSWANALEMDKYFEFGFKYINEIASYIKQKYPHIAVIVFPKGISGYLEKIDGNFDVFGVDWSTPLKNARDTLSSKFTLQGNMEPCRLYSKESISQGIDEILCIMKNRPHIFNLGHGILPDIPVENAKYFIKEVQKRSQK; this is encoded by the coding sequence ATGATTTTTATAGATGCTTGCTTTAAAAAACCAACCCCATATACTCCTATTTGGATGATGAGACAAGCGGGTAGATACCTACCAGAATACATGAAAGTTAGAAAAGAAGCTGGTGATTTCTTATCCCTATGCAAAGATTATAAAAAAGCCAGTGAAGTTACGCTTCAACCAGTTGATATGCTAGGAGTTGATGCTGCAATCATTTTTAGCGATATTTTAGTTATTCCGCTTGAAATGGGCATGGATTTAAATTTTATAAGTGGCGAAGGTCCTGTTTTTGAAAAAAGAATACAAACTAATGAGGATTTAAACAAATTAGATTCACAAAAAGCTATAAAAAATCTAAATTATGTTTATGATGCTATAAAGTTAACTAGAGAAAAACTACCTAAAGATAAAGCTTTGATAGGATTTTGCGGTGCTCCTTGGACAATTGCAACTTATATGATAGAGGGTAAAGGCAGCAAAACTTATAACATATGCAAAAAACTTTTATACACAAATCCTGAGTTTTTACATAAAATTTTATCACAATTAACAGAAGTTTTAAAATTATATTTAGAAGAACAGATAAAAGCTGGTGCAAATGCTGTACAAATTTTCGATAGCTGGGCAAATGCTCTTGAAATGGATAAATATTTTGAATTTGGCTTTAAATACATAAACGAAATAGCTTCTTATATTAAACAAAAATATCCGCATATTGCCGTAATTGTATTTCCAAAAGGCATTAGCGGTTATTTAGAAAAAATTGATGGAAATTTTGATGTTTTTGGCGTTGATTGGAGCACGCCTTTAAAAAACGCTAGGGATACACTATCTTCTAAATTTACACTTCAAGGAAATATGGAGCCATGCAGACTTTATAGCAAAGAAAGTATTTCGCAAGGCATTGATGAAATTTTATGTATTATGAAAAACAGACCTCACATATTTAATCTTGGGCACGGAATTTTACCAGATATCCCTGTTGAAAATGCTAAGTATTTTATAAAAGAAGTTCAAAAAAGATCTCAAAAATAA
- a CDS encoding rhodanese-like domain-containing protein — translation MKKILIFLFAAIISLNAGVKQLDMEPSNITEDMQIIDTRTPAEWKDTGTIKGAYKISLTKDDRKTIDENFIEKVKASRINLSRPIYVICKSGRRGEMAAKLLQENGINDVTNLKGGMDKLISHGYKTVKE, via the coding sequence ATGAAAAAAATTTTAATTTTTTTATTCGCAGCTATAATATCTTTAAACGCAGGAGTTAAACAATTAGATATGGAACCATCAAATATCACAGAAGATATGCAGATAATAGACACTAGAACACCAGCTGAATGGAAGGATACTGGAACTATCAAAGGTGCTTATAAAATCTCTCTTACAAAAGACGATAGAAAAACCATAGATGAAAACTTTATAGAAAAAGTAAAAGCTAGTAGGATAAATTTATCTAGACCGATCTATGTAATTTGTAAAAGTGGTAGAAGGGGCGAAATGGCTGCTAAATTGTTACAAGAAAATGGTATAAACGATGTAACAAATTTAAAAGGTGGTATGGATAAACTTATATCTCACGGATACAAAACAGTTAAAGAATAA
- the ndk gene encoding nucleoside-diphosphate kinase, which translates to MQKTLSIIKPDAVKKGVIGKIIDRFESNGLRIAAAKKLKLSEEDAKNFYIVHKDRPFYGELVKFMTSGPVVVMVLEGENAVAKNRELMGATDPKKAENGTIRADFADSIDANAVHGSDSLENAAIEISFFFSNREIC; encoded by the coding sequence ATGCAAAAAACCTTATCTATTATAAAACCTGACGCAGTTAAAAAAGGTGTTATTGGTAAAATTATTGATAGATTTGAAAGCAATGGTTTAAGGATTGCAGCAGCAAAAAAACTTAAACTTAGCGAAGAAGATGCTAAAAATTTTTATATAGTTCATAAAGATAGACCTTTTTATGGCGAGCTTGTTAAATTTATGACAAGCGGTCCAGTTGTTGTTATGGTTTTAGAAGGAGAAAATGCTGTTGCTAAAAATAGAGAATTAATGGGAGCAACTGATCCTAAAAAAGCTGAAAATGGAACAATTAGAGCTGATTTTGCAGATAGTATAGATGCAAATGCAGTTCATGGAAGCGATAGTTTAGAAAATGCCGCTATAGAAATATCATTTTTCTTTTCAAATAGAGAGATTTGCTAA
- a CDS encoding beta-ketoacyl-ACP synthase III has product MKKASMISIGAYAPNTILNNFDLEKMVETSDEWITKRTGIKERRIAKNMSTSDLGYEAAKIAVNRSGLDIKDIDMLICATFTPDYLCMPSTACVIASKLGLINIPAFDISAACSGFIYLLNIAKSFIQSNCAKNILIIGAEKISSFIDWSDRTTCILFGDGAGAAVISARDENEIIDVHLGSDGSKRELLMIPGCGSLNPANPNTIQNRLNFIHMKGNEVFKVAVNTLTNDVINILEKNNLTSDDIDFFIPHQANLRIIQAVKDKLNINDEKSIITVHKYGNTSAASIPMAINDAYEEGKIQNGNLLLLDAFGGGFTWGSALLKFGGINFNQL; this is encoded by the coding sequence ATGAAAAAAGCCTCAATGATATCTATAGGGGCTTATGCTCCAAATACAATCCTAAATAATTTTGATTTAGAAAAAATGGTTGAAACCAGCGATGAGTGGATAACAAAAAGAACTGGTATAAAAGAACGCAGAATTGCTAAAAATATGTCTACATCTGATCTTGGATATGAAGCTGCAAAAATCGCAGTAAATCGCTCTGGACTTGACATAAAAGATATAGATATGTTAATTTGTGCTACTTTTACGCCAGATTATCTTTGTATGCCATCAACCGCTTGCGTGATAGCATCAAAGCTTGGCTTGATAAACATTCCAGCTTTTGATATAAGTGCAGCTTGCTCAGGTTTTATATATCTATTAAACATAGCAAAATCTTTTATACAAAGCAATTGTGCAAAAAATATCTTGATAATTGGTGCTGAAAAAATTAGTTCGTTTATAGACTGGAGCGATAGAACAACTTGCATTTTATTTGGCGATGGTGCAGGGGCTGCTGTCATATCAGCTAGAGATGAAAACGAGATTATAGATGTTCATTTAGGAAGTGATGGCTCAAAAAGAGAGCTTTTAATGATTCCAGGTTGCGGGAGTTTAAATCCAGCAAATCCAAATACCATACAAAATAGATTAAATTTCATTCATATGAAAGGAAACGAAGTATTTAAAGTTGCGGTAAATACACTAACAAATGATGTTATAAATATTTTAGAAAAAAACAATCTTACAAGTGATGATATTGATTTTTTCATACCTCATCAAGCAAATTTAAGAATAATTCAAGCAGTTAAAGATAAGCTTAATATAAATGATGAAAAAAGCATTATAACTGTTCATAAATACGGCAATACAAGTGCAGCTTCGATTCCTATGGCGATAAACGATGCTTATGAAGAAGGCAAAATCCAAAATGGAAATTTACTACTTTTAGATGCTTTTGGAGGTGGATTTACTTGGGGAAGTGCTTTGCTTAAATTTGGTGGAATTAATTTTAATCAGCTCTAA